Genomic window (Corynebacterium simulans):
TCTCGCCTTCCAGCACAAAACCGACGACCTGCGAGCCCAAACGGGCGCTGGCGGACTGCGGGGCGTTGGTCAGCAACAAGCGCGCATCAATTCCGGCAACATCAAGGCCGGCTGTCGCTGCTTCGAGCGCAGCTTCCGCACCAAAAGCAAATGCCTGTGGGTCGAAACGAATCTCTGCATACACCACGTTCGCCGCGGCCAATTCCTGAACATATTCGCGCATCGCCGCGGTCAAGGCGGCGCTATCTGCGGGCAAAGATTCCGGCGCGAAAACCGCATCCAATTCGACCTTGGGTAGACGAGCGATAAGCTCCGGCGCGGAATCTTTATTTTCTGGGCTGATTAATGGTGCGTCATGCATAAGACACATCCTAGGCACTGTGCTTAAGATGTTCCATGCCATGAAATACGTTATCGCTACCGTCCTCGCTTCCGCCTGCCTCGTCGCTAGTGCTCCGCTTGCCTCGGCCCAAGACTTTGCACCCGCAGAGTCCAAACCTGACTCCAACGCTGAGTCGAACGCTGAAGGCGCCGAGACCAACGCAGACGCCGCAGAAATGAGCACGGACGCCGAATCCTCGTCCATCCGCACCGAAGCGCCGAACACCGATAACTGCCCCCATTCGCTTAGCCCCGGAGAGCCTGTCTCCACCTCGGAGCGTCTCGCGCCGGGCCAACCCACCCCAACTCCCCTGCCGCCTGTCGAATCCACGCAGCGCTGTGGTGTCACCGCCGCCCCAAGATTCGATCTCAATAAGGACGTCGTCGCCTCCGCTTGGATGGTCAGCGACTTAGACACCGGCGAGATCATCGCCATGAAAGACCCGCACGGCCGTTACCGGCCGGCTTCTATCATCAAGGCCCTTCTAGCACTCGTGGTCATCGAGGAAGTCCCCCTCGACAAAAAAGTCAAAGCCACCATGGAAGATGCATCCGTCGAAGGTTCCGCCGTAGGTATCGGCCCCGACGGCGAATACACCGTTGAACAACTCCTCGAGGGCCTACTGATGGCCTCCGGCAACGACGCCGCCCACGCCCTCGCCGGCCAAGTTGGCGGCGATGAGAAGGCCCTACGCAAAGTCAACGCGCTCGCGAAGAAGCTCGGCACCCGCTCCACCCACGCGGCAAGCTACTCGGGCCTCGATTCAGCCGGCATGTCCACCTCCGCGGAAGACATCTCCATCATCTACCGCGCTGCGTTCCAAAATAAGACTTTCGCCCGCATCGTCGATACCGAACACGTCAAATTTCCTGGCTGGGGCGAACTTCCCGGCTACGAATTATGGAACGACAACGGCCTTTATTTAAACGATCCCCACGGAATCGGCGGTAAGACCGGCTACACCGAAGACGCTCACCACACTTTCGTTGGTGCACTCGACCGCGATGGCCGCCGCCTGCAGGCCGTCATCTTAGATACCACCGTCGAGCACGGCTTCCGCGCGTGGCAGCAGGCGCAGATGCTTCTCGACGCCGCGTATAAAGTCCCGGCTGGCTCGGGCGTCGGCAAGCTTGGCGACGCCCCGCAGAAAGAAACTCCTCGCCCCGCACCGCAGACCACGCAACAGGCCCCCGAAACTAAAAAATCAGCCCTCGAGAAAATCGAGGGCTGGGCCGGCTGGGTCATCGCTGCAGCAGTGGCCTTGCTGGTTATCGCTATCGCTGCTTTTTCACTACTTCGGCGTTAGCGAGGTTATCGTGCGCACCGAGTAAACTATTTTCCTGATTGATAGTGGTGGCGTAGAAAATCGCGGCGAAGAAGCTGACTACCCCACCCAACCCTGGAACGAGGGTGACAACGCGCCACCACTGCCGTTTCAAAGACTGGACAACGCTGAGCTTGTCACCCGAAGTCCGGTCACGGACCTCATAGCCCAACAGCTTCTTTACCGGCGTTGCGCCCCATGAAACTTCGAAGCCTACGCAGTACAAAATCGTGCACAGCCCGAAGATAAGAGACATCGACAGCTCCGAGGCCCCCGCACTAATTGCCGCAATCGGAGTAGAAACCATGCCGCATAGGACGAGGTCCGCAATAGCCATCAGCGCACGGGTGCTGCCCAACGGGCGCTCGGCGTTAACTTGCGCTGGCTGATACGGGCTAAACGGTGCCGGAGCGGCCGCCTTATTCTGCGGCGCGAAAGGATCGAAAGGCGAAGCCTGGGCCTGCGCGGTTGGAGCGAATCCATAAGGCTGCTGTGGGCGCTGCATTTGCGCCGGCCACTCGCCGTAAGCGGCAAGCTCACTCAGCTGCGCCCAAGTGGGCTGGAAACTATCCTCCAAGCCCTGATCGTAGGTGGCGCGGTTTTCCGGGTTAGACAAGATTGTGTGGGCAATCTGTGCTTCTTGCCGGCGGTCGTCGCCAAGCTCGAAGCCCATCTGCTCCAGACGCGCGTCCTTGGCAGCAAGCAAGATTCCCAGCTCTCGGGAAGTGCTGCGATGGTCGAGGGAAAAGTGCTCGTACAGGTTCGG
Coding sequences:
- a CDS encoding RDD family protein; amino-acid sequence: MTPESFAPNLYEHFSLDHRSTSRELGILLAAKDARLEQMGFELGDDRRQEAQIAHTILSNPENRATYDQGLEDSFQPTWAQLSELAAYGEWPAQMQRPQQPYGFAPTAQAQASPFDPFAPQNKAAAPAPFSPYQPAQVNAERPLGSTRALMAIADLVLCGMVSTPIAAISAGASELSMSLIFGLCTILYCVGFEVSWGATPVKKLLGYEVRDRTSGDKLSVVQSLKRQWWRVVTLVPGLGGVVSFFAAIFYATTINQENSLLGAHDNLANAEVVKKQR
- a CDS encoding D-alanyl-D-alanine carboxypeptidase family protein yields the protein MKYVIATVLASACLVASAPLASAQDFAPAESKPDSNAESNAEGAETNADAAEMSTDAESSSIRTEAPNTDNCPHSLSPGEPVSTSERLAPGQPTPTPLPPVESTQRCGVTAAPRFDLNKDVVASAWMVSDLDTGEIIAMKDPHGRYRPASIIKALLALVVIEEVPLDKKVKATMEDASVEGSAVGIGPDGEYTVEQLLEGLLMASGNDAAHALAGQVGGDEKALRKVNALAKKLGTRSTHAASYSGLDSAGMSTSAEDISIIYRAAFQNKTFARIVDTEHVKFPGWGELPGYELWNDNGLYLNDPHGIGGKTGYTEDAHHTFVGALDRDGRRLQAVILDTTVEHGFRAWQQAQMLLDAAYKVPAGSGVGKLGDAPQKETPRPAPQTTQQAPETKKSALEKIEGWAGWVIAAAVALLVIAIAAFSLLRR